The DNA segment TAAATGGTGATCATTGATGTTGTGATGCAAGTTCTAGATGTAGTTCATGGACACTAGACATAAGGGCATGATATTAATGCTAAAATTTGATTAAAAAAGTTAATCATGAACTTCATAAAAGAAGTATACAAATCATGCCCGCAAGTtatttgttaaaatgcctaaacgaATGTTAATATGTTGAAATTATGAATGAAACGCGTAATTTCCTAATTTGATTATACGGGTGATATGTGATAATACGGATTCTAATCGTGAGGTTGATTTAAATTAATTGCACATATCATATGATTAAGGTAGTTAACTTTTGGAAAGTTAAACTAACCAATGaggaagtcgaatagtagtttcgacatagaaaGTACGTAAGGTGGAACAGTCGTGATagttaatgactaatctaaccaccttgtaaataatgatgatagtttgacgcctaacgagctaggtggaagcttggggaGGAAGCAGGTCAAACGAAtcaaaaaggaaaagaaaagcgTAGTTTGGATGTGAGGTAAGTAATGCTTACACCCtttttattatttacaaaataCTTACTGCAAGTATTGAATATGAACAAAATTAAGTGAATGAAAAATGATGTTCCGACACGATATAATGCGAGTTGGAACAAGTGACAATGGTGAAAACCATAGATTATGGTTAAAAAAAGGGTAAATACGGTAAACTAGATGTGTGATGATGAACAAATATGAAATTTTGAAACACTATGTTATGGTGTAAACCGTGACGGGTAAAATTGGTAAAGTAGTAATCTGGACATGGATTAACGAATAGATAAAGGGTTTTGACAAGACACCCTATGGCGtaagtcataacgggtcaaacaaaACAAGAAATTACTTTTTAAATAAGATGAGTTCAAAGGAAAAACCGGGATAAGTTAAAGGGTTGAAATGGTAATTAAATGTCATCTCGTAATGAAACATTTTTTTGGTAATTCATGTGACTATATAGTAGTAATGGTCACACTTAAAGTAAATAAATGTGACCGTTGCTATCCTTTAGTCACACTTAATAGAGGAAATGTTAGATTTTAACAAAAAGTGTTAgtaccctttagccacacttttaagTTCTACGACCACTAAAAAGTGTGTGTGGTCATATGATACCTACGATGACTCGAGCTTTCGTCACACTTGACCTGAAAAAAATATGTGTGGCGAAAGCCATATCGTCACACTTTTTTTGTGTGGCTGTATCTCTATTTTGGCGTAGTGTAGACTAAACAGGTCAAATGGTGTTGTGGACGCCATATGATAATAATATCTAATAatcgcttgttgagttttgtgatcACAGGAAATAACATATGGTTCGAATTGTTATTAACTCATAATTACTAGTGAAAGGTATTTGAACGGGTCAATCCTATGattcgagccaggtacgcataagtAAGTCTAAAGCTTAAGGTGAAATTTTGGTCAAATATGTTGACaaaagtccttcatcgtaaaAGAAGAGGCTAagattgaccaaaatgcccatgaacGTTAAATCAGGAAATGGTCCTTTTGAATCATTTGAGAATAAGTGTTATGATAAAGTTAAGCTTTAGTAGTGTAACAGAGTAGGTATAAAATTCATTTTTGGGTCAAATACCTCAAAATGGTCTTGGTCGTAAATTGACAATCCGAAAGGGGTAAATTCAGAATAAACAATTTACATTTTTTAATCCACCGTAAAGATAGTTGCGATGGAAGATATGCGAATACATTAATGTAGTAAAATGATGTGTGAAAGGAGAGAGTGAGTTTTAAGCTTAAATGTTTCAATCCTCTCTAACGGGTCAAAAATGAAGTTTTGCGCATACTTGATTTTTAGTCGCATAATTCACGAATATTTGAAACCATGAGTTAATGGTTTTGAGATAACAAATAATTCAAGATTTTATTATGATTTAAACGCAAGCGGTTTAATAAAtcattaaacgggtcaaaagtgttaaaaatgaatttcaagccgagagcttgaaatcaaaaattttgaaaagtctCAGGTTTTAACTCCATgagatggagaatcaaattacgatcacataggaaaaagaatcgggtaaaacagATGTGCAGTTTGAAAGTTATGCACATTTTTGTGAATAATAAGTTTGATATAGTATAGCTGGGAATGTGCAACAACAATTTGAGAAACATTTTGTCGATTTGGGGGTCTCACGTCGCGCGATAGGTGGGAGTCTCCACCGTCGCGGCACACGACCAAACATTAAAATCCCGTCGCGCCGCGCGACGGGTATAAAACCTGCAAAATTTagttgttttgtttatttgataGAACGGGACTTGATAAAACTTGTTATATTAATATCAAAACTAACGTTTGTGTTGGTTTTGATTATAGGTAATCTTTAGTAAGCatacggatgaagatcaagctcgttGAAGGACCGAACACAATTAAGATACAAGTTGCACGTTGTTTTGTCGTCAGTTTTAAACAACGAACTCAATTACTTAATgttgtattatttttaaattgtaaaagtttcaataaacccgtatttttataAGTATGTGTAGTTGTAATTAAGCATTTAATTGTTGATATTTATACGGAAATtgttaaaaattattattatatataacatTTGGAGTAGGTTCTTATCTACCGTACAAAATGAAGCCCTTTTTTGTTGTGACTTAATTACCAAAATACCACCTCTCTATTTTTGCACCACAAAGTGAATGTGAATGGTGGTTGTAGCCGAGGGtggtcttttttgtctttttttttgtatttgtgttgttattttttttattcttttattaaGTTTACATTTTCAGTTCATCATATTTCTATGTTTAACTCttatctttgtaagttttatccTTTTATTAAGTTAAAGGTTTCTCGCTATAAATCGAGTTCGTCTACGTTTTACACCAACTCATAACATTAGTTCGCATTTTTCTTTGTCTAACTTTGACGTCACTTGATGGTATTAATTTGCGTTTTTTGTTTTACGATTTTCTACGTTTTGGTCAATGTTTACTTACTACTTAGCACGGTTTTACGACCTACGCTTCCGCAACGCGGAGGGTTAACTACTAGTTAGTAACGTTTGAAATTGTAAGCTTAATTACACCGTATCCCACTTTGGGGATCGAATCTGCCACCAAGAGGGGCCACGAGTGACAACACACTACCGTTCATATTGCTCGTCAAGGTATGAAATTGTAACTTCATTGAGGTCTTAAGAGGTTTGTTAACGATCATTTTTTGCTtatagggcatgtttggctaagcttttcacacctaacttatgacttattgacttaatcAAAAAGCTAAAAAGGAgttttaggtgctgtttgttttttctgagttaaaacgtctgcagtctgcggaccacatctgcagacatctgcagCAGAAGTGCTGGACCAAATGTCTgtagtctgcaagaagaagactgtttgtttttttacttCTGCAAACTGCTGAAATAAACTGAAATATAAATAAACTGATTTATTAAATTTTTACGAGGTTTTCAACATTCAAACTTAAATAATAGTTATACAATACTGAAATAATATTCATAAAAAAGACAATAACATTTTTTATAAAGCATTGTATCCATGCTTTGCATTAACTGCTCAGCAATCTCATCTCGTAACTGAGTCATATATTCCCGATCCGCTGCAGTACCATGTGCTTCAACCTCGTTTTCATCAGCATCAACGTGCACTAGCGTATTATGCACCGAAACATTGGGTTGATCGTATTTTGTAAACAATTCATCGCTCAAACCCTCTTTCCTTATAAAATTATGTAGCGCGAAACATGCAACGGTAATGTTCCTTTGCGTAACCAATGGAAATGGTGCCATCCTTTTCAAAATAGGGAATCTTGCTTTCAAGACATCAAAAGCACGCTCAATTACGTTCCGAAGTCTTGCATGAGCATGGTTAAATTTCTCTTTATTAGTCAACGCACGTCTTCGACGAAAATCTCCTAGCCAATACCTCACATTACGATATGGAGCCATAAATCCCCGTATGTGTGCATACGCGGCATCACAAAGATAATACTTGTCTGTAAAGATATACAATTATTTAGAAAAGTAAACAAAGTGATAAAtatttaacaaaacataaacatacCTTGTGGTGGGCTCGGAAGTAGGCTCAGAAGTGGGCTCAGGATTAGGCTCAGAAGTAGGCTCAGAGGTGCCGGCATCATCTTGTGTGTCATGATAATGGGTGTCCATAATCATAAGCGATTGGACACGATGACAAGAAGATCCAACCCCGGATGTTGTTTGGGTTGAGGTCCACTTGCAATTTCCAGTGGCAGTATTTCCATCAAAATTCTGCACAAAGTTCTGGAAAAGGCAACGGAACTGTCTTCAATGATGCAGCCTTTGGGTGCCCCTAAACCCAAAgtataaaaaaatgttataaacTTTTTTTAGGATTATGTTTAAAATTTATATAAACGAACATAccttcttaaattcttcccattcctCGTTCGTTAAGGTAAAAGTATTTGTTTGAGGGTTGTATATGTTGTCGGTTTTGTTTTTCAAATACACCCAACCTACGTATTTGGCTTTAAGATTATCATATGCATTCTTCATTTGTTTTTGAGTCAAATCCAAGCCAAACTTTTCCTTAAGAACTTTTCCTAATTTATTCCACGAGTCTTTATGCAAACTCAAGCCTTTTCTACCCACCGTGTTTATCTCTTCAATGCAAGTCTCTAATAAGCATTTTAGATGGTCGTTTGACCATTGTTGTTTCTCTCCCATTTCTACTAATCAACAAACAACCAAAGGAACAATTTACAATTTTAAACTATGAACTAACATTACAAATTATATCTCTTATAGAAAATAGGTAACCTATCATGGTTTTTGTTCATATCATGTGTAACCTATCAATATTTAAGTGCTTCTCAAGAAGATAGAAAATAGGTACATCATCTAAATGAAACTCTAATTACTGTACAACATAATTGGATAGAAAAAATTAACATTACAAATATGAGTGTGCAACATATATGAATATATGACTATACATTTAAATGAAATTCTAACTATCATCTAAATGAAACTCTAATTACTGTACAACATAATTGGATAGAAAAAATTAACATTGCAAATATGAGTGTGCAACATATATGAATATATGACTATACATTTAAATGAAATTCTAACTACTGTTAATATATTTAACTTATTAATAACAGATATGTGCAATAATTATTCATATAGAAACTAGCAATGCAGATTTTTCACATACTTGGTTAAACTATTGCCCTAGCAATTTGGTCACCTTATATTATTTGCTATTCAacattattaaaaacaaaaagctTTCATGAATCTTCTTTTTCTTATCGTTGATATTATTGCATATGAATAATTGGAAGGGAACAAGCGATGCTTCAGATTAATCACTATGTTCAACTAAGAACCAAAAATAATTCCTTACTTCAAATCAGAATTATATGTTCAACTAAGAACCAAAAACAATTACAACACTACAAATCTGAACTTAAAACACATTTCAACCAAAAACAGCTTTACTTTAAAAGTGTATGCATCATTTACAACACAATATTAAATGAAAACCTAGCTTTAATTtacaaatcagaaaagtatgCATCATTACAACATTTTAAATTCAAATCAAACCCTAATTTAATCTACCAAATGTATGTATGTGAGTAGAGATTCTGAATATTGTACCTTTATGCAAGAAAGAAAGGAGAAGAAGAGGGGCTGTGATCGATGTTGCTGTAGCCGGCGAACAGGGCTGTGGTCGATGTTGCTGCAGCCGGCGAATAGGGCTTGTGGTGACCGGCGAAGAGGGCTGTGGTGACCGGCGAACAAGGGCTGGGCGGCGCCGGAGATGTAGCAGTGAAGGTGGAGAGCGTGGGAGAGGAGTGGGTCGCCTGGAGAGGATGGAGATtcgattagggtttttttttagaTGGAGAAGTGTTGTGAAGAGCGTAGAAGACATAAGCAAACGTCTGTGCGAAAAAGAGGTGGGGAAGAGGTTTTTTAATGGAAACCcttctaaaaaacaaacaagctgcagactcccatgtctgcgcgtggtctgcgtggGGAAAAGAAAAGAGGTTCTGAAGTACTTttctaaaaaaaacaaacacccccttagtgTTTGACAAACctaaaagtgttttttaaaatGGCTTtttaaaaagaagaaaaatgagtttttgagaAGTTAACATGTTGTAACTTCTTGATCCagcttataacttttcaaacaccAAATTACCAAATTACCTCTGATTTAACACCACTTATATTTGTTTGCCCTACAACGTTCACTACTGTTGTTCTtctggtttttttattttttattttttattttttattttttatttttttttttgtggaagGTGAGAGTCTACTTTGGTTGTGAAAGCAACTCCCACACCCCCAAGCCAGGGGGCCCTAGCCAAGTCTGCCCAgactacgttgtcttaaccggttCGCGCTGGTTATCAGACTTGGTTCCGGCTTTCCCCCGGAAACTGTTCTGCCTCCACACGAGAAGCCTCGCTAGAGTAACAGCCGGATGAAAACCGGGGGCGGGCTCAGGCCCGCGGTCCTTTGTGTCCACGGGACTCCTCGCCCTCATTGCCCTTACCCCCAAATGCAGCAGGTGgggatcgaacccgggtctcCAAGGAAACCCAAAGTTCTTTCCACCACTCCACTACAAGTGGGGGATAATACTGTTGTTCTTCTGGTAACAAGCAAGCCGCCACACTGGTACACAGCAACGTTCACTCCAGTTCCCCCATTCTCCACCTCCGGCTTCGGGTTCTGGCTCCAATTCAACACCGCAGGTATGTTTATAAATACCGATCTGTTTGCTGTTTATAAATAGTTCTTGTTCAGTGCACAAACTGCTGAGTTCGATCTGTTTGCTGTTTCTTTCGAACAAGAATCAAACTGCTCACATCATATCAGATCTGTGAAATTGatttttgataaatttcgtttgATTTGTTTCAAATTGCATGCTGAATGTTGTTGATTGGTGCAGTAACCaagtaaaaacaaaattaaatgtGCTGTATCTATATGTAAGTGTATGCTGAATGTTGTTGATTGTTGCAGATCTGTGAAATTGATATTCTAGTTCAGGTTGATCATAGGAATAGCCCCCACAGTCCACAGAATGCGACTTCTATAGTTCTATAATGCATCTTTGCGCATCATAGTAGTGCCATTACTGATATAGATGTTCGTAAAGTTAAGTTCGTTGTTTAATTCGTTCACTCTTTGCACTTGATCTTGCATATgtatcatatttttattttgtaggttttttttattaaattaaactTTTTATTAGGAAGGGAAGAGAAACAAAAAAGCCAAGCCAAAcgctttttaaaaaacaacttattgacgtATGAAAGAATGTcccttttagtcattttacatcaataagctaagccaaacgctttttaaaaaacaacttattgacctATTGTCTTTTCCCAccccataagctaatccaaacacttttttttaaaaactcattttcaaaaagtcataagtGTTTTTCCAAAAGTACTTTTTAacttaaataagcttagccaaacatgccgaTAGATGCATCGTAATTCAGTTAACCTTCATTTTTCGCTTCTATAGATATTATCTGTTCCCCCCCAAATCATTCTATACGAACGAATTTAGCCCTTTAGGGTTTGTAGCATCAACCGACCGACCATGGCTTCTTGCAAAATTCCTCATCAATTTCTTAAAATGAACTCGAATAACATTTGGTTTGGAAGATGGAGCAAGAGGTGATGGAATCAGAGATGATTTTAGGTACACACCTGAGTTTCAAAAAGATTCAAATGCATGACAAGTACCCAAAGGGGCAAGCTAGAGGGAGGCATTGGAAGCATCTCAAACAAATCATACAAGCTGAAAATTACCAAAATTACCCACCTCATCAACCCAATTGTCAGTTTATCTTTTTCTTTTAATGAAATTTGTTATCTTTTTTGACCTAATGTTCAGTTGGAATTTGTGTGTGTGATCTTGCAGATGTTAATATCGAGTCGCCACCATCGATGCACCCTCGGAAGCAAATTTGTGATATAACTGGATCTGAGGTATGTAAATCTTGGATATTGTATTCATCATAGTTATTAAAGACGCTAAGCGCACttaaggcgcataggcctcgcctggggcctaggcgcaaagcgcaaaaaaagcgagggcctAAGAAAAATTAAGCGCATAATGAAAAAAAGTTAAactatattatgtattagaaaaagaatactattcttcaaataaaataaacaaaatctatTATATAAAACTATACATCATATCTATTTAGAACCAAAAGTTCTaaaaatattagtgtattagtatagaaaagtagttttccttggataaaagtagaaatctggCTAGAATATTGtcggaatttagagaatttggtcggaaactctccggaatctaggaatctgcgcctgaaccatcacctagagaattaaagcgcaatttcctcgacttaaagcgcaactacctcgcctcgcctgaaaaatgggcctaggcgcaagaggcgatggcttttaacaactatggtaTTCATCCATTTACTTATGAGTGGATTCATTCgggttgtgttttaatttttaagGCTGGTCAAATATTTAGCTAGAAAGAAAAATGTCAAACAGCCCGGGTTGTGAAAATCGTAAGCAAGGTATATTGAATTGGTGCAAAATCTTATATCAGTTTATTCTAAAAGTTATAATAAGGTGTCTGAAATCATATATAAATACTATTGGACGTAAAGTGTATTGGGTAACCTAACCTAACCCAACTCTTGTCCATTTTTCTTTAATCAGTTCTCATATAGCAAAGGCATGCTGCCATGATGATCATAGTTCGTATTGATAATTTAATGATAAAAGTTTTGAATGATGCCTTATTCGGTTGTCGTTGCAGATAAAAAAACCAAGG comes from the Helianthus annuus cultivar XRQ/B chromosome 4, HanXRQr2.0-SUNRISE, whole genome shotgun sequence genome and includes:
- the LOC110886683 gene encoding uncharacterized protein LOC110886683 isoform X3, which codes for MTHKMMPAPLSLLLSLILSPLLSLLPSPPQDKYYLCDAAYAHIRGFMAPYRNVRYWLGDFRRRRALTNKEKFNHAHARLRNVIERAFDVLKARFPILKRMAPFPLVTQRNITVACFALHNFIRKEGLSDELFTKYDQPNVSVHNTLVHVDADENEVEAHGTAADREYMTQLRDEIAEQLMQSMDTMLYKKCYCLFYEYYFSIV
- the LOC110886683 gene encoding L10-interacting MYB domain-containing protein isoform X2, producing the protein MSSTLFTTLLHLKKNPNRISILSRRPTPLPRSPPSLLHLRRRPALVRRSPQPSSPVTTSPIRRLQQHRPQPCSPATATSITAPLLLLSFLHKEMGEKQQWSNDHLKCLLETCIEEINTVGRKGLSLHKDSWNKLGKVLKEKFGLDLTQKQMKNAYDNLKAKYVGWVYLKNKTDNIYNPQTNTFTLTNEEWEEFKKGHPKAASLKTVPLPFPELCAEF
- the LOC110886683 gene encoding L10-interacting MYB domain-containing protein isoform X1, translating into MSSTLFTTLLHLKKNPNRISILSRRPTPLPRSPPSLLHLRRRPALVRRSPQPSSPVTTSPIRRLQQHRPQPCSPATATSITAPLLLLSFLHKVEMGEKQQWSNDHLKCLLETCIEEINTVGRKGLSLHKDSWNKLGKVLKEKFGLDLTQKQMKNAYDNLKAKYVGWVYLKNKTDNIYNPQTNTFTLTNEEWEEFKKGHPKAASLKTVPLPFPELCAEF
- the LOC110886684 gene encoding chromatin-remodeling complex subunit ies6 isoform X1 codes for the protein MKTGGGLRPAVLCVHGTPRPHCPYPQMQQVGIEPGSPRKPKVLSTTPLQVGDNTVVLLVTSKPPHWYTATFTPVPPFSTSGFGFWLQFNTAGTHLSFKKIQMHDKYPKGQARGRHWKHLKQIIQAENYQNYPPHQPNYVNIESPPSMHPRKQICDITGSEAPYSDPRTHLRYANTEVFKLIRSLPNEYVQRYLALRNAAVVLK
- the LOC110886684 gene encoding uncharacterized protein LOC110886684 isoform X2 — encoded protein: MKTGGGLRPAVLCVHGTPRPHCPYPQMQQVGIEPGSPRKPKVLSTTPLQVGDNTVVLLVTSKPPHWYTATFTPVPPFSTSGFGFWLQFNTADVNIESPPSMHPRKQICDITGSEAPYSDPRTHLRYANTEVFKLIRSLPNEYVQRYLALRNAAVVLK
- the LOC110886684 gene encoding chromatin-remodeling complex subunit ies6 isoform X3, with product MEQEVMESEMILGTHLSFKKIQMHDKYPKGQARGRHWKHLKQIIQAENYQNYPPHQPNYVNIESPPSMHPRKQICDITGSEAPYSDPRTHLRYANTEVFKLIRSLPNEYVQRYLALRNAAVVLK